One Simonsiella muelleri ATCC 29453 DNA window includes the following coding sequences:
- a CDS encoding class 1 fructose-bisphosphatase, which translates to MKTFSQYLMVHSQENHIPKELISTVESIIIACKQISRNVRLGALSGVLGEAGTGNIQGEAQKKLDVIANQILIDTLRTNPNVAGLASEEEDNFVAANEQGGYLVLFDPLDGSSNIDVNISIGTIFSVLLKPSGSLKTESFLQKGSEQVAAGYVLYGVQTLLVLTFKHGVHVFTLNEQGEFIETKSLPQIPEQTAEFAINASNQRHWEQPIQKYINELLAGEDGVREKNYNMRWVASMVAEVHRILMRGGVFLYPKDNRDPSKAGKLRLMYEANPLGLVVEQAGGKITNSRENMLEIQPTGLHQRVAVVLGSAEEVGHVRELHI; encoded by the coding sequence ATGAAAACATTTTCGCAATATTTGATGGTACATTCTCAAGAAAATCATATTCCAAAAGAATTAATTAGCACAGTAGAAAGCATTATTATTGCTTGTAAACAAATTAGCCGTAATGTACGTTTAGGGGCATTATCAGGTGTGCTGGGTGAGGCTGGTACAGGTAATATTCAAGGTGAGGCGCAAAAAAAATTAGACGTGATTGCTAATCAGATTTTGATTGATACATTGCGTACCAATCCGAATGTGGCAGGTTTGGCGAGCGAGGAAGAGGACAATTTTGTCGCTGCCAATGAGCAGGGTGGTTATTTGGTGTTGTTTGATCCATTGGACGGCTCGTCTAATATTGATGTTAATATTTCAATTGGCACGATTTTTTCGGTGTTGTTGAAACCTTCGGGCAGCCTGAAAACAGAAAGTTTTTTGCAAAAGGGCAGTGAGCAAGTTGCGGCTGGTTATGTGTTGTATGGCGTGCAAACTTTGCTGGTTTTGACGTTTAAGCATGGTGTGCACGTATTTACTTTGAATGAGCAAGGTGAATTTATTGAGACGAAATCTTTGCCACAAATCCCTGAACAGACAGCAGAATTTGCGATTAATGCATCTAATCAGCGTCATTGGGAACAACCAATTCAGAAATATATTAATGAATTATTGGCTGGTGAAGATGGAGTGCGTGAAAAAAATTATAATATGCGATGGGTGGCGAGTATGGTGGCCGAAGTGCATCGGATTTTGATGCGTGGTGGTGTATTTTTGTATCCGAAAGACAATCGCGATCCAAGCAAAGCAGGGAAATTACGTTTAATGTACGAAGCTAATCCGTTGGGGTTAGTGGTGGAGCAAGCTGGTGGTAAAATTACCAATTCGCGTGAAAATATGCTGGAAATTCAACCGACTGGATTGCATCAGCGTGTGGCAGTGGTGTTAGGCAGTGCGGAAGAAGTGGGTCATGTGCGTGAATTGCATATTTAG
- a CDS encoding EpsG family protein, with amino-acid sequence MDIYFMKIKIQQIYFYIFSCLYTLLFLFLLFEVDWFKFSFLRTESDIFNYNNILTSGGYELNTTSLSWEMIFNEPLWALIISNISNYFSNENSIYIFSVLLPTIISILYILFIYKNTRMYYSIFMLLNPLATMFYLNQLRLAFSVSILYIVLDILYDKKNNVLHIYKLLFFTAPLILIHTSSIIYILLILSYYFISTRLLSKSFIIIHIILVFIGFLLSYMTSSLLSDILTIIGDERRASVYATTQWQTSFLTSIYCFFLYINIALSSKSKIKNGCINYLSCYDYISIIILLMVLFSPLFTGGYPLRFLSAIIPVLILCILEQKFIYKILSIVYWLIISLYIGFSTLNWSYFFI; translated from the coding sequence ATGGACATCTATTTTATGAAAATAAAAATACAACAAATTTATTTTTATATTTTCTCATGTTTGTATACTCTTTTATTTTTATTTTTATTATTTGAGGTCGATTGGTTTAAATTTTCATTTTTGCGAACTGAATCTGATATATTTAATTATAATAATATATTAACTTCAGGTGGATATGAATTAAATACTACTTCACTCTCATGGGAAATGATCTTTAATGAACCTCTATGGGCTTTAATTATTTCAAATATAAGTAACTATTTTTCTAACGAGAATAGCATATATATATTCTCAGTATTACTACCAACTATAATATCAATACTGTATATTTTATTTATATATAAAAATACAAGGATGTATTATTCAATTTTTATGTTACTAAATCCATTGGCCACAATGTTTTATTTAAACCAATTACGTTTAGCTTTTTCTGTTTCTATACTATATATAGTATTAGATATCTTATATGATAAAAAAAATAATGTTTTACATATCTATAAATTGCTATTTTTTACTGCTCCATTAATCTTAATACATACATCAAGCATAATTTATATACTATTAATTCTTTCTTATTATTTCATTAGTACGCGGTTATTATCAAAATCGTTTATTATTATACATATTATATTGGTATTTATAGGTTTTCTTCTTAGTTATATGACAAGTTCTCTTTTATCAGATATCTTAACTATAATTGGAGATGAGCGGCGAGCCAGTGTTTATGCTACTACTCAATGGCAAACATCCTTTTTGACTTCTATTTACTGTTTTTTCCTTTATATTAATATAGCATTATCATCAAAATCAAAAATAAAAAATGGTTGTATAAATTATTTATCATGTTATGATTACATATCTATAATAATTTTATTAATGGTACTTTTTTCTCCATTATTTACAGGTGGGTACCCATTAAGATTTTTATCAGCTATCATCCCAGTACTAATATTATGTATTTTAGAACAGAAATTTATTTACAAAATACTAAGTATAGTATATTGGCTAATAATTAGTTTGTATATCGGTTTTAGTACACTAAATTGGAGTTATTTTTTTATATGA
- a CDS encoding glycosyltransferase family 4 protein has product MNQNKKILIIGGDATTLLNFRKELIIELVRKNYTVYCCASNYTSTQMQIIKEWDAIPISHELNHKGMNLFGDFNIMLSLKKQIVDIKPNIVFSYFVKPVIFGTWAAKLAKVPKIIGMVEGLGNAFTPYQQGFTNKARIIQIAQIILYWCSVPLLNKLIVLNPDDKKDLIDRFHIPSKETIILGGIGVDLEKFTYQPISSIKIIRFIFIARLLQAKGIFEYLEAAKLVKEKYSNCEFVILGGFDENNPFALTKEQLQPFIDNGLVVHLGHVDNVAEEITKSSIFVQPSFREGVPRSTQEAMAIGRPIITTDVAGCRETVINWKNGFLIPPYNANILAEKMIFFIDNPEQISIMGKESRKIAEEKFNVHIINHRLIDILEN; this is encoded by the coding sequence ATGAATCAAAATAAAAAAATCCTGATTATTGGCGGTGATGCCACAACTTTATTAAATTTTAGAAAAGAATTAATTATAGAATTAGTTCGTAAAAACTATACTGTTTATTGTTGTGCATCTAATTATACATCCACACAAATGCAAATAATTAAAGAATGGGATGCCATTCCCATTTCTCATGAATTGAATCACAAAGGAATGAATTTATTCGGTGATTTTAACATAATGTTATCATTAAAAAAACAAATAGTTGATATAAAGCCAAATATTGTTTTCTCTTATTTTGTTAAACCCGTTATTTTTGGTACATGGGCAGCAAAATTAGCCAAAGTACCTAAAATTATTGGTATGGTTGAGGGATTAGGTAATGCTTTCACTCCCTACCAGCAAGGTTTTACAAATAAAGCGAGAATCATTCAAATTGCACAAATTATTTTATATTGGTGTTCAGTCCCATTATTAAATAAATTAATTGTACTCAATCCAGATGATAAAAAAGATTTGATTGATAGATTCCATATTCCATCAAAAGAAACAATTATTTTAGGCGGCATTGGTGTAGATTTAGAAAAATTCACTTATCAACCAATAAGTTCAATTAAAATAATTCGATTTATCTTTATTGCACGACTATTACAAGCAAAAGGTATTTTTGAATATTTGGAAGCGGCTAAACTGGTAAAAGAAAAATATTCAAACTGTGAATTCGTTATTTTAGGCGGATTTGATGAAAATAATCCATTTGCTTTGACAAAAGAACAATTACAACCTTTTATTGACAATGGTTTAGTAGTACATCTTGGTCATGTTGATAATGTTGCAGAAGAAATTACTAAATCTTCAATATTTGTACAGCCCTCTTTTCGTGAAGGTGTCCCTAGAAGTACGCAAGAAGCTATGGCTATCGGTCGTCCTATTATTACCACAGATGTGGCTGGTTGTAGAGAAACCGTTATAAATTGGAAAAATGGCTTTTTAATTCCTCCTTATAATGCTAACATATTGGCAGAAAAAATGATATTTTTTATAGATAATCCTGAACAAATTTCCATAATGGGCAAAGAAAGCAGAAAAATAGCCGAAGAAAAATTCAATGTTCATATTATCAATCATCGACTTATTGATATTTTAGAAAACTAG
- a CDS encoding IS5 family transposase: MSRNTLTNETWSRLLPILKQLGIYRKKNLRKTVEGILFRLRTGCQWADIPSYFGKANSLYQSFNRWSKRGIFTRLFKHLVDTPDMEWVFMDGSHIRVHQHGMGKQSITHQAVGKSIGGHTSKIHLAVDACGNPIEFIITAGNVNDIVVAPDLLAQLDLSDNETVCADRGFDSDTFRRLIQSKQSKANIPYKKNREHLNVGTDWYLYKIRHLVENAFARLKHFRALATRYDKLKRNYESTVSLACALIWLKL, from the coding sequence ATGTCCCGAAACACGCTTACAAATGAAACATGGTCAAGACTGTTGCCTATTTTGAAACAGCTTGGCATTTATCGCAAGAAAAATTTACGCAAAACAGTAGAAGGTATCCTATTTCGCTTACGTACAGGCTGCCAATGGGCTGATATACCTAGTTATTTTGGTAAAGCAAACAGCCTTTACCAAAGTTTCAATCGCTGGTCTAAACGCGGTATTTTTACCCGATTATTCAAACATTTGGTAGATACACCCGATATGGAATGGGTCTTTATGGACGGTAGCCATATCCGCGTTCATCAACACGGTATGGGTAAACAATCCATTACGCATCAAGCTGTTGGTAAGAGTATCGGTGGTCATACGTCTAAAATTCATTTAGCGGTTGATGCTTGTGGTAATCCAATTGAATTTATCATTACAGCTGGTAATGTAAATGATATTGTTGTTGCGCCTGATTTATTGGCACAATTGGATTTAAGTGATAATGAAACCGTGTGTGCTGATAGGGGTTTTGACAGTGATACTTTTCGTCGGTTAATTCAGTCTAAACAAAGTAAAGCCAATATTCCATATAAGAAAAATAGAGAACATCTTAATGTGGGCACAGATTGGTATTTATATAAAATCAGGCACTTGGTAGAAAACGCTTTTGCACGATTAAAGCATTTTCGTGCGCTGGCAACACGGTACGATAAATTAAAACGTAATTATGAAAGTACTGTATCATTAGCTTGTGCTTTGATTTGGTTGAAATTATAG
- a CDS encoding sugar transferase, with the protein MSTFTSFKTRLWLGTLASTLLPYVLILPWSYNYNGYAYIVSMLAVAFTHFVNAHSIYAITNHPGHKSAFSIIPTAFLCFFCAWIALKILGLPYSIVYLELGFLVSCIYNYYSFKLRTRTKSTFAYIPIGDAIDAYLLPEIKWLKQVNPQIQLNEKIQGYVADLQSNDLTSEWQNFLAMKTLKGIPVYHIRYVEEMLTGRVKIKHMYENNLGSLLPSSIYMNIKHFLECLLIILSFPITLPVVFITALLIKLEDGGSIIYTQPRVGYRGQTIIVYKLRSMKENNQESATISNDDRITKIGKFIRKTRIDELPQFINVLKGEMSLIGPRAEFKPFADELEKQVPFYNYRHIVKPGISGWAQVMHGYATGAEETQIKLEHDFYYIKHFSFSLDVIIFFKTIKTMLTGFGAR; encoded by the coding sequence ATGTCTACATTTACATCCTTTAAAACACGCCTATGGCTAGGTACACTTGCTAGCACGCTACTTCCCTATGTGCTAATTCTGCCATGGTCATACAACTACAATGGTTACGCCTATATTGTCAGTATGCTGGCTGTGGCATTTACTCATTTTGTCAATGCTCATTCCATTTATGCAATTACCAACCATCCAGGGCATAAATCTGCATTTAGCATTATTCCTACGGCATTTCTTTGCTTTTTTTGTGCGTGGATAGCATTAAAAATATTGGGGTTGCCTTATTCAATTGTATATTTGGAGTTAGGTTTTTTGGTTTCATGTATATACAATTACTATAGCTTTAAATTGCGCACACGAACTAAATCTACTTTTGCGTATATTCCAATAGGCGATGCTATTGATGCTTATCTGTTACCTGAAATAAAATGGCTCAAACAAGTTAATCCACAAATTCAATTAAATGAAAAAATTCAAGGCTATGTTGCTGATTTACAAAGCAATGATTTAACTTCTGAATGGCAAAATTTTCTAGCAATGAAAACTTTGAAAGGGATTCCCGTTTATCATATTCGGTATGTGGAAGAAATGCTAACTGGACGTGTCAAAATTAAGCATATGTATGAAAATAATTTAGGCTCATTACTACCATCTTCTATTTATATGAATATTAAACATTTTTTAGAATGTCTATTAATTATTTTGTCATTTCCGATTACTTTGCCTGTGGTATTTATTACTGCTTTACTTATCAAATTAGAAGATGGTGGTTCAATTATTTATACTCAACCGCGTGTTGGCTATCGTGGTCAAACTATTATTGTGTATAAATTACGCAGCATGAAAGAAAATAATCAAGAAAGTGCCACAATCTCTAATGATGACAGGATTACCAAAATTGGTAAATTTATTCGTAAAACACGAATTGATGAATTACCACAATTTATCAATGTATTAAAAGGTGAAATGAGCCTAATTGGTCCGCGAGCTGAATTCAAGCCATTCGCTGATGAATTGGAAAAACAAGTTCCATTCTATAATTATCGCCATATTGTCAAACCAGGTATTTCAGGTTGGGCGCAAGTTATGCATGGCTACGCTACAGGAGCAGAAGAAACTCAAATAAAATTAGAACATGATTTTTATTATATTAAGCATTTTTCTTTTTCTCTTGATGTTATAATTTTTTTTAAAACAATCAAAACAATGCTTACAGGTTTCGGAGCTAGATAG
- a CDS encoding OmpA/MotB family protein: protein MNMLQMYDEPVVENEDESTTWIALSDLMTGLMAIFLTLSIAILVNQNAQRDEIVQDVQQALKKSGLEIETDPRTGDMNIAADFAFESGKAVLKPEGKAILDQLMPVFAKAVFDELSGEQQEEITRLIVEGHTDSVGSYASNMQLSTERANAVLSYIDTQMPDFPHKAELLAKMTAVGRGENDASPTENPADRRVLLRFDFKQPDWTKQPKKNQK from the coding sequence ATGAATATGTTGCAAATGTATGATGAGCCTGTTGTTGAAAATGAAGATGAATCAACTACTTGGATTGCTTTGTCTGATTTAATGACAGGACTGATGGCGATTTTTTTGACTTTGAGTATTGCGATTTTGGTTAATCAAAATGCACAACGTGATGAAATTGTGCAAGATGTGCAGCAAGCACTCAAAAAAAGTGGTTTGGAAATTGAAACCGATCCACGTACGGGTGATATGAATATTGCAGCAGATTTTGCTTTTGAATCGGGTAAAGCGGTGTTAAAACCTGAAGGCAAAGCGATTTTGGATCAGCTGATGCCTGTGTTTGCGAAAGCGGTTTTTGATGAATTATCGGGTGAGCAGCAGGAAGAAATTACGCGTTTGATTGTGGAGGGGCATACGGATAGCGTGGGCAGTTATGCGTCCAATATGCAGCTGAGTACGGAACGTGCCAATGCGGTGTTGTCATATATTGATACACAAATGCCTGATTTTCCACATAAAGCCGAATTGCTTGCCAAAATGACCGCAGTCGGGCGCGGCGAAAACGATGCCAGTCCAACCGAAAATCCAGCCGATAGGCGCGTGTTGTTGCGTTTTGATTTTAAGCAACCCGATTGGACAAAACAACCGAAAAAAAATCAGAAATAG
- a CDS encoding 23S rRNA (adenine(2030)-N(6))-methyltransferase RlmJ produces the protein MLSYRHAFHAGNHADVLKHFLLYLVLDYYNQKDKAYWYIDTHSGAGIYDLRGEQAQKVGEFADGVARLLAAETLPTQLHDFVTHLLDNLDDENLYGGSPWLAQSMLREADKLRLFELHPTDFQHLINNMREAKLGRRGIIKQEDGFAGLIALLPPVTRRAVVLIDPPYEQKQDYTRVVQTLKDVLKRFEQGCYMIWYPCLSRVESQELPEKLKKLYPDNYLRAELYVHAPRANGLGMHGSGMFVINPPYTLPEILHNTLPKLGKILMQDDGAKVVLEYKIR, from the coding sequence ATGTTAAGTTACCGTCATGCTTTTCACGCGGGCAATCATGCTGATGTGTTGAAACATTTTTTGTTGTATTTGGTATTAGATTATTATAATCAAAAGGATAAGGCGTATTGGTATATTGATACACACAGTGGCGCAGGGATTTACGATTTGCGTGGCGAGCAGGCGCAGAAAGTTGGTGAATTTGCTGATGGTGTGGCGCGATTGTTGGCGGCTGAAACATTACCTACGCAATTGCATGATTTTGTTACGCATTTACTGGATAATTTAGATGATGAAAATTTGTATGGTGGTTCGCCGTGGTTGGCGCAAAGTATGTTGCGTGAAGCAGATAAATTGCGTTTATTTGAGCTACATCCGACTGATTTTCAACATTTAATCAATAATATGCGTGAAGCAAAATTGGGCAGACGTGGCATCATCAAGCAAGAAGATGGTTTTGCTGGTTTGATTGCTTTGTTACCGCCTGTAACTCGCCGTGCAGTGGTGCTGATTGACCCACCTTATGAACAAAAACAAGACTATACGCGTGTGGTGCAAACGTTAAAAGATGTGTTGAAACGATTTGAGCAAGGTTGTTACATGATTTGGTATCCGTGTTTGAGTCGTGTTGAGAGTCAGGAGTTACCTGAAAAATTAAAAAAATTATATCCAGACAATTATTTACGAGCTGAATTGTATGTTCATGCACCACGAGCTAATGGATTGGGTATGCATGGAAGTGGTATGTTTGTGATTAATCCGCCTTACACGCTGCCTGAAATACTGCATAACACATTACCAAAATTGGGAAAAATATTAATGCAAGATGATGGGGCAAAGGTTGTTTTAGAATATAAAATTCGTTAG
- a CDS encoding glycosyltransferase: MKILYVITGLGLGGAERVTINLADEMQKNGHEVKIAYLAGNIQVTPKSEKIELIYLGLESIYSFPMSCYKYCKLISHYQPDIIHAHMVHANIFTRLNRLWCKTLNTNKLISTAHNSDEGGKLRMMAYRLTHSLANVTTNVSQEASQAFIDKRAVKNQEIITVYNGINTNIYAPAIIDKKFYKTEFDVNHETIFLSVGRLHEQKDYPNLIKAIYILEQQGFFNKFPAKFLIAGDGDLLDKLKGLISYYKLNHLLILLGVRTDISRLMNMADFFVLSSKYEGFGLVVAEAMACNTFVIATDCGGVSEVMGNTGILVPKQNTELLANAIKKALQLPEQIIDENNLKARQRVEKLFSLETSVKRWLEIYESK; the protein is encoded by the coding sequence ATGAAAATTTTATATGTAATCACAGGGTTAGGTCTTGGTGGTGCTGAACGAGTTACCATAAACTTGGCGGATGAAATGCAAAAAAATGGGCATGAAGTAAAAATTGCATATTTGGCAGGCAATATTCAAGTTACTCCAAAATCAGAAAAAATTGAGTTAATATATTTAGGGTTGGAAAGTATTTATTCTTTTCCAATGAGTTGTTACAAATACTGTAAACTAATATCACATTATCAACCTGATATTATTCATGCCCATATGGTGCATGCAAATATATTTACACGCTTAAATCGTTTGTGGTGCAAAACCCTTAATACTAATAAATTAATTTCTACAGCTCATAATTCTGATGAGGGTGGTAAATTGCGAATGATGGCATATAGATTAACTCATTCCCTAGCCAACGTTACTACTAACGTCAGCCAAGAAGCTAGTCAAGCATTCATTGATAAAAGAGCAGTAAAAAATCAGGAAATAATAACAGTTTATAACGGCATTAATACTAATATATATGCTCCAGCAATAATTGATAAAAAGTTTTATAAAACTGAATTTGATGTCAATCATGAAACAATATTTCTTTCAGTTGGTAGATTGCATGAACAAAAAGACTACCCTAACTTAATTAAAGCTATTTACATTTTAGAACAACAAGGATTTTTTAATAAATTCCCTGCAAAATTTCTTATTGCAGGTGATGGTGATTTGTTGGATAAATTAAAAGGGTTAATTTCATATTATAAACTTAACCATTTACTTATATTACTAGGTGTAAGAACTGATATTTCTCGTCTGATGAATATGGCTGATTTTTTTGTATTATCATCTAAATATGAAGGGTTTGGGCTGGTAGTAGCTGAAGCAATGGCATGCAATACTTTTGTAATTGCTACTGATTGTGGTGGTGTTTCCGAAGTTATGGGAAATACTGGTATTTTAGTTCCCAAACAAAACACGGAACTACTTGCAAATGCAATAAAAAAAGCTTTACAACTGCCTGAACAAATAATTGATGAAAATAATTTGAAAGCAAGACAGCGTGTTGAAAAGTTATTTTCTTTAGAAACTAGCGTAAAAAGATGGTTAGAAATATATGAATCAAAATAA
- a CDS encoding MotA/TolQ/ExbB proton channel family protein: MNSDGILIIARSHLPNVFNLMMLAAVIFFASFIWAMLPEKFRMLNQWGRNILKQAPSIMTALGLFGTFYGLTDSLRGFGTEIEQIQLFVNELKSVFVYSILGIASAAIFMVLNVAVNAIYHHRSQIEKNKAIQQYKQQNKQVQQNNEAVLQFLSAQLNATNQINKTLQNQNIGQNSVPAANPIGVSAEMQHYLAQQAQFAPHLAELSGIQETLNKTISKLLIPMTNYSAEFHDHMMSMFHEKMDAQTQLLAKISHQLTEQNQLNRQIIEKWQINHVPQSPLPAPDKPITTTSSALDPFKKLEQELEELSNENKKLFSNKFL, from the coding sequence ATGAATTCAGACGGTATTCTTATTATTGCGCGGAGTCATTTGCCTAACGTTTTTAATTTAATGATGTTGGCGGCGGTGATTTTTTTCGCTTCATTTATTTGGGCGATGCTGCCTGAAAAATTTCGTATGTTAAATCAATGGGGTAGAAATATTCTGAAACAAGCTCCTAGTATTATGACGGCATTGGGTTTGTTTGGCACGTTTTATGGTTTAACGGATTCTTTGCGTGGTTTTGGTACAGAAATTGAACAAATTCAATTATTTGTCAATGAATTGAAATCGGTATTTGTGTATTCCATTTTGGGGATTGCTTCCGCGGCGATTTTTATGGTATTGAATGTGGCGGTTAATGCCATTTATCATCATCGTTCTCAAATTGAAAAAAATAAAGCTATTCAACAGTATAAACAACAAAATAAACAAGTTCAACAAAATAATGAAGCAGTTTTACAATTTTTGTCGGCGCAATTGAATGCCACCAATCAAATTAATAAAACACTTCAAAATCAAAATATTGGTCAAAATTCTGTGCCTGCTGCCAATCCCATCGGTGTATCGGCAGAAATGCAACATTATTTGGCGCAACAAGCACAATTTGCACCACATTTGGCAGAATTGAGTGGTATTCAGGAGACATTGAATAAAACTATCTCTAAATTATTGATTCCAATGACAAATTATAGTGCTGAATTTCATGACCATATGATGAGTATGTTTCATGAAAAAATGGATGCGCAAACGCAATTATTGGCAAAAATCAGTCATCAGTTAACTGAACAAAATCAATTAAATAGACAAATAATTGAAAAATGGCAGATTAATCATGTACCGCAATCGCCACTTCCTGCGCCCGATAAACCCATTACGACCACCAGCAGCGCACTTGACCCATTCAAAAAATTGGAGCAAGAATTGGAAGAATTGAGTAATGAAAATAAGAAATTGTTTTCTAATAAATTTTTATAA
- a CDS encoding glycosyltransferase family 52, translating to MNLIICCTPLQMLIAEAIIRQSNEKYILLVLSLSKSNKYTYYLNNLRKHTIDSYFFEISQKNKILQLINFIKFRYFVISEILNKDVKIKSVYIASIDSVYLHSALSLLKYRNSRLCIYTFDDGTANIDENSQFYIENRSKYGKIFYFLLGNRYNLSIVKKESSLHYTIYKNMKNIIYNTEYIDIVHFYQNKNDATSEKNQISPPKCISILLGQPLSPMTKKDYIHLIEKIHNNFNIDFYFPHPREEYSINIIDNINCDFIFEEYIISELKKNNYIYHIFTFFSSAALNINNLSERISIFSIYSNLIPTTYNNAYNIFKKQNVQIITID from the coding sequence ATGAATTTGATTATTTGTTGTACACCATTGCAAATGCTTATAGCTGAGGCAATCATTAGACAGTCTAATGAGAAATATATATTATTAGTATTATCTTTATCAAAAAGTAATAAATATACATATTATTTAAATAATTTAAGAAAACATACGATTGATAGTTATTTTTTTGAGATATCTCAAAAAAATAAGATATTACAGTTGATTAATTTTATTAAATTTAGATATTTTGTCATATCCGAAATATTAAATAAAGACGTAAAAATAAAATCAGTCTATATTGCAAGTATAGATTCTGTCTATTTACACTCCGCATTAAGTTTACTTAAGTATAGAAACAGTCGTTTATGTATTTATACATTTGATGATGGAACTGCTAACATAGACGAAAATAGTCAATTTTATATAGAAAACAGAAGTAAATATGGGAAAATTTTTTATTTTTTACTTGGAAATAGATACAACCTATCAATAGTAAAAAAGGAATCATCCTTGCATTATACAATATATAAGAATATGAAAAATATTATTTACAATACTGAATACATAGATATAGTTCATTTTTATCAAAATAAAAATGATGCTACATCTGAGAAAAATCAAATATCTCCGCCCAAATGTATATCGATTCTGTTAGGGCAGCCCCTATCCCCAATGACAAAGAAAGACTATATACATTTAATTGAGAAAATTCATAACAATTTCAATATTGATTTTTACTTCCCTCACCCTAGAGAAGAGTATTCAATTAACATCATTGATAATATTAATTGTGATTTTATTTTTGAAGAATATATTATTTCTGAATTAAAGAAAAATAATTATATATATCATATATTTACTTTTTTCAGTAGTGCAGCATTAAATATAAATAATCTTTCAGAAAGAATAAGCATATTTTCAATATACTCAAATTTGATACCTACGACCTATAATAATGCATACAATATCTTTAAGAAGCAAAATGTGCAAATTATAACTATAGATTAA
- a CDS encoding glycosyltransferase family 4 protein, giving the protein MKKKICFLIGNLDNYGGTERVTSIIANELIKFKEYEIHILSLRNGLNPFFDLNPLIRINTLYTDDVSMKIHFIETIYKIRKFIKFYSINTLIVVDSISCIFTVPALLGLKVNHICWEHFNFKVNLGTKFRDLGRILAAKYCNHIVTLTQKDKEFWEKHLSFVKINKITPIHNPIINREKCFDLEHKQNYKNILAIGRLSYEKGFDLLLEAWALVCKENLNWNLRIIGSGDCEFALKKLAKDLQIESYVEFIPHTKNINYYYETSSIYCLSSRFEGFPMVLLEALSFDLPIVSFDCDTGPRG; this is encoded by the coding sequence ATGAAGAAAAAAATTTGTTTTCTAATTGGAAATTTAGATAATTATGGTGGAACCGAACGTGTAACTAGTATCATTGCTAATGAATTAATTAAATTCAAAGAATATGAAATTCATATACTTAGTTTAAGAAATGGTTTAAATCCTTTCTTTGATTTGAACCCATTGATTCGGATTAATACATTATATACTGATGATGTATCTATGAAGATTCATTTTATTGAAACAATTTATAAAATCCGTAAATTTATTAAATTTTATTCAATAAACACTCTTATTGTTGTTGATAGCATTAGTTGTATATTTACAGTCCCTGCTTTGTTAGGTTTAAAAGTTAATCATATTTGTTGGGAACATTTTAATTTTAAAGTTAATCTTGGTACAAAATTTAGAGATTTAGGTAGGATATTAGCAGCAAAATATTGTAATCATATTGTAACATTAACACAAAAAGATAAAGAATTTTGGGAAAAGCATTTATCTTTTGTAAAAATCAATAAAATTACTCCCATTCACAATCCAATAATTAATAGAGAAAAATGTTTTGATTTAGAACATAAACAAAATTATAAAAATATTTTAGCCATTGGACGTTTGAGTTATGAAAAAGGATTTGATTTATTATTAGAAGCATGGGCTTTAGTATGTAAAGAAAATTTAAATTGGAATCTACGTATTATTGGTAGTGGAGATTGTGAATTTGCATTAAAAAAACTGGCTAAAGACTTACAAATTGAATCCTATGTGGAATTTATTCCCCATACAAAAAATATTAATTATTACTATGAAACAAGTTCTATATACTGCCTAAGTTCGCGTTTTGAAGGTTTTCCTATGGTTCTATTGGAGGCATTGTCGTTTGACTTACCAATTGTTTCATTTGATTGTGACACAGGCCCTAGGGGCTAA